From Nerophis lumbriciformis linkage group LG11, RoL_Nlum_v2.1, whole genome shotgun sequence, one genomic window encodes:
- the LOC133610707 gene encoding urotensin-2 receptor produces the protein MSNASFFNSGTADEELVINSTFGTLLSVVYVIGVSGNVYTLVVMRHSMRFATSMYISIVNLALADLLYLSTIPFVVATYFLKDWHFGDVGCRVLLSLDLLTMHASIFTLTVMCSERYLAVTKPLDTARRSKSYRKALAWGVWLLSLLLTVPMMVMVAQTTATSPDGGVKRMCAPVWAPVAYKVYVTVLFGTSIMAPGLVIGYLYVKLARTYLESQRNSAVSKGGKRSPKQKVLIMIFTIVLVFWACFLPFWIWQLLPLYRSKPLSLASQTHTCINYLVASLTYSNSCINPFLYTLLTKNYREYLKNRHRSFYRYTSSFKQRPPSLYSWGKSASSSNQFEFNSETLVMGTFK, from the coding sequence ATGTCCAACGCCTCCTTTTTCAACTCCGGGACGGCGGACGAGGAACTCGTCATCAATTCCACTTTCGGGACTCTCCTGTCCGTCGTGTACGTCATCGGCGTGTCCGGGAACGTGTACACGCTGGTGGTGATGCGTCACTCCATGCGCTTCGCCACGTCCATGTACATCTCCATCGTCAACCTGGCGCTGGCGGACCTCCTCTACCTGTCCACCATCCCCTTCGTGGTGGCCACCTACTTCCTCAAGGACTGGCACTTCGGCGACGTGGGCTGCCGCGTGCTGCTCAGCCTGGACCTCCTGACCATGCACGCCAGCATCTTCACGCTCACCGTCATGTGCTCCGAGCGCTACCTGGCCGTCACCAAGCCGCTGGACACGGCGCGCCGCTCCAAGAGTTACCGCAAGGCTCTGGCGTGGGGCGTGTGGCTCCTCTCGCTGCTGCTCACCGTGCCCATGATGGTGATGGTGGCCCAGACCACCGCCACGTCCCCGGACGGAGGCGTGAAGAGGATGTGCGCTCCCGTCTGGGCGCCCGTGGCTTACAAAGTCTACGTGACGGTCCTGTTCGGCACCAGCATCATGGCGCCGGGGCTGGTCATCGGCTACTTGTACGTCAAGTTGGCGCGCACCTACTTGGAGTCGCAGCGCAACTCTGCCGTCAGCAAAGGCGGGAAGCGCTCGCCCAAACAAAAAGTTCTCATCATGATCTTCACCATCGTGCTGGTGTTCTGGGCTTGCTTCCTGCCCTTCTGGATCTGGCAGCTGCTGCCTTTGTACCGCAGCAAGCCGCTGAGCTTGGCCTCGCAGACGCACACCTGTATCAACTACCTGGTGGCGAGTCTCACCTACAGCAACAGCTGCATTAACCCCTTCCTCTACACGCTCCTCACCAAGAACTACCGGGAGTATCTGAAGAACCGCCACCGGAGCTTTTACCGCTACACGTCGTCGTTCAAGCAGCGGCCGCCCAGCTTGTACTCCTGGGGGAAGTCGGCCTCCTCCAGCAACCAGTTCGAGTTCAACTCGGAGACGCTCGTCATGGGGACCTTCAAGTGA